The Lycium barbarum isolate Lr01 chromosome 12, ASM1917538v2, whole genome shotgun sequence genome includes a region encoding these proteins:
- the LOC132624656 gene encoding uncharacterized protein LOC132624656: protein MDTFDFSSDQKMENKVILIFHSFKSVTKLFRIVEFCVGAFLLLWSSTRLPFAVKMSGEYFRQLVTVILSPLFIFLISNVIVLTLFFKSDTLSAESSTELYDSFVGKEEDNSANLTSPAPVEETVYQDKQTILEVNDGRKTETATEKAQIPRRTKSDKFDRGSNNNKEIHGKLRRSETEKWRKNDNSGDASKKVNYPVDELSNEEFQKAIEDFIARQIKFHQEEKLAIVLHS from the coding sequence ATGGATACTTTCGATTTCAGTAGTGATCAGAAAATGGAAAACAAAGTGATTCTCATATTCCACAGTTTCAAAAGCGTTACTAAGCTTTTTCGCATCGTTGAGTTTTGCGTTGGAGCTTTTCTGCTTTTATGGAGTTCAACTCGTTTGCCTTTTGCCGTCAAAATGTCCGGCGAGTATTTCCGGCAACTTGTTACCGTGATACTTAGCCCTCTCTTCATTTTCCTTATTAGTAACGTCATCGTCCTCACTCTCTTCTTCAAATCTGACACACTTTCCGCTGAATCCTCAACCGAACTCTACGACTCATTCGTCGGAAAGGAAGAAGATAACTCCGCTAATTTAACTTCTCCGGCACCGGTAGAAGAGACCGTCTACCAAGACAAACAAACTATACTTGAAGTGAATGATGGTAGGAAAACAGAGACGGCAACTGAGAAGGCACAAATTCCAAGGAGAACAAAATCGGACAAGTTTGACAGAGGAAGTAATAATAACAAGGAAATACACGGAAAGCTACGTAGATCGGAGACGGAGAAGTGGCGGAAAAACGATAATTCCGGTGATGCATCGAAAAAGGTTAATTATCCAGTTGATGAATTAAGCAATGAAGAGTTTCAGAAAGCCATTGAGGATTTCATTGCTAGGCAAATTAAATTTCATCAGGAAGAGAAGTTGGCTATTGTTCTTCATAGCTAA